Proteins encoded in a region of the Cytobacillus pseudoceanisediminis genome:
- the thrB gene encoding homoserine kinase — translation MSEGEMVVIKVPASTANLGPGFDSIGLALNLYLTLEAERADKFEMIPLSEPLSIYPLDESNFIFQVAKGTAKKYGRELPGCKARISSDIPLTRGLGSSAAAIVAGIELADALCDLQLSQYEKLELSSRMEGHPDNAGASLLGGLVIGCMSEEEVSVQSIKNISFDVIAVVPKEELLTKESRGVLPEAWSFKEAVQAGAVGNVMVAALLSGNYSLAGKMMSADLFHHPYRKKMVPHLEVIEKEAPRLGAFGVALSGAGPAVLCLAEPEGAPAVAEGLQRIFPEMEILSLKIDQVGVTVLKKA, via the coding sequence ATGAGCGAAGGTGAAATGGTTGTCATCAAAGTACCGGCCAGCACTGCAAATCTCGGGCCAGGCTTCGACTCGATCGGCCTCGCATTAAATTTATATTTGACGCTTGAAGCCGAGAGGGCAGATAAGTTTGAAATGATTCCTTTATCAGAGCCGCTAAGCATCTACCCTTTAGATGAATCGAATTTTATTTTTCAAGTTGCAAAGGGTACGGCAAAGAAGTATGGAAGAGAGCTTCCAGGATGCAAAGCCCGGATTTCAAGTGATATCCCCCTTACACGCGGACTTGGATCAAGCGCTGCTGCCATTGTAGCGGGAATTGAATTAGCTGACGCGCTTTGTGATCTTCAGCTGAGCCAGTATGAAAAGCTGGAGCTGTCATCACGAATGGAGGGGCATCCGGATAACGCAGGAGCTTCCCTTCTCGGAGGCCTTGTCATTGGCTGCATGTCAGAGGAAGAGGTTTCTGTCCAAAGCATTAAAAATATAAGTTTTGATGTTATAGCAGTGGTGCCAAAAGAAGAGCTCCTTACAAAGGAATCCAGAGGCGTCCTGCCTGAAGCATGGTCTTTTAAAGAAGCCGTACAGGCTGGGGCAGTCGGCAATGTCATGGTTGCAGCACTGCTTAGCGGGAATTATTCCCTGGCAGGCAAGATGATGAGTGCTGACTTATTTCATCATCCTTACCGCAAGAAAATGGTTCCCCATTTGGAAGTTATTGAAAAGGAAGCACCTCGTCTAGGAGCATTTGGAGTTGCCTTAAGCGGTGCCGGACCGGCGGTTCTCTGCCTTGCAGAGCCAGAAGGTGCTCCTGCAGTGGCTGAAGGGCTTCAGCGGATTTTTCCGGAAATGGAAATCCTTTCCCTCAAAATTGATCAGGTAGGCGTCACTGTTTTAAAAAAAGCCTAG